Proteins from one Juglans microcarpa x Juglans regia isolate MS1-56 chromosome 6S, Jm3101_v1.0, whole genome shotgun sequence genomic window:
- the LOC121237206 gene encoding solanesyl diphosphate synthase 1, chloroplastic-like — protein MMSMTCHNLDSSRTVLDVVACGCYLNATFNRSSVRNYAKSSCKSGSRGYGGGGGIDVCRRRGIARCRVSSTRTPETLRNEVAQGPPPVFELKKGSRSPISLTNLFEVVAEDLGTLNQNLQTIVGAENPLLMSAAEQIFGAGGKRMRPALVFLVSRATAELVGLKELTMQHRRLAEIIEMIHTASLIHDDVLDDSDMRRGKETVHQLYGTRVAVLAGDFMFAQSSWYLANLENLEVIKLISQVIKDFASGEIKQASSLFDCDVELEEYLIKSYYKTASLIAASTKGAAIFSGVDSDVSQKMYEYGKNLGLSFQVIDDILDFTQSAEQLGKPAGSDLVKGNLTAPVIFALEKEPKLRDIIESEFSEPDSLDEAIGLVKSSGGIERAQELAKEKADLAIQNLQCLPQGAFRQALEDMVMFNLERID, from the exons ATGATGTCAATGACATGCCACAACCTTGATTCTTCGAGGACCGTGCTTGATGTGGTTGCTTGTGGGTGCTATTTGAATGCTACGTTTAATCGGTCTTCAGTAAGAAATTATGCAAAGTCCAGTTGTAAGAGTGGTAGTAGAGGTtatgggggtgggggtgggatAGATGTTTGTAGACGGCGGGGCATCGCTCGGTGTAGAGTTTCTTCGACGAGGACCCCAGAGACACTGCGTAATG AGGTAGCTCAAGGCCCTCCACCGGTGTTCGAGTTGAAGAAAGGGTCTAGAAGTCCCATTTCACTGACAAATCTGTTTGAAGTGGTCGCTGAGGACCTTGGGACTCTGAACCAAAATCTCCAGACT ATTGTTGGTGCAGAAAACCCACTTCTGATGTCTGCAGCAGAGCAGATATTTGGGGCAGGTGGGAAGAGGATGAGACCAGCTTTGGTGTTCTTAGTGTCTAGAGCAACAGCAGAATTGGTTGGTTTAAA GGAACTTACCATGCAGCATCGGCGTTTGGCAGAGATCATTGAGATGATCCACACTGCAAGCTTAATACATGATGATGTATTGGATGATAGTGACATGCGGAGAG GAAAGGAAACTGTTCACCAACTCTATGGTACAAGAGTGGCAGTGTTGGCTGGGGACTTCATGTTTGCACAGTCATCATGGTATCTTGCAAATCTTGAAAACCTTGAAGTCATTAAGCTCATCAGCCAG GTTATTAAAGACTTTGCAAGTGGTGAAATAAAGCAGGCATCTAGCTTGTTTGATTGTGATGTTGAACTTGAGGAGTATTTGATCAAGAGCTACTACAAAACAGCTTCCTTAATAGCTGCTAGTACTAAAGGGGCAGCTATTTTTAGTGGTGTTGACAGCGATGTTAGCCAGAAAATGTATGAATATGGTAAGAATCTTGGTCTTTCCTTCCAAGTCATCGATGACATATTGGATTTTACGCAGTCAGCAGAGCAGCTGGGGAAGCCAGCTGGCAGTGACCTTGTTAAAGGAAACCTCACTGCACCTGTTATTTTTGCTTTGGAGAAAGAGCCAAAACTGAGGGATATAATTGAATCTGAATTCAGTGAGCCCGATTCTCTTGATGAAGCCATTGGCTTGGTTAAAAGTAGTGGAGGCATTGAGAGAGCACAAGAATTAGCGAAAGAGAAGGCTGATCTAGCAATCCAAAATCTACAATGTCTCCCTCAAGGTGCCTTTCGACAAGCTCTCGAGGATATGGTGATGTTCAACCTTGAACGGATTGACTAA